One region of Olleya sp. Hel_I_94 genomic DNA includes:
- a CDS encoding ParA family protein, with translation MGKIIAIANQKGGVGKTTTSVNLAASLGVLEKKVLLIDADPQANASSGLGINVENVDIGTYQLLEHTNTAREAIVKTDTPNLDIIPAHIDLVAIEIELVDKDQREYMLKKALQDIKDDYDYILIDCAPSLGLLTLNALTASDAVIIPIQCEYFALEGLGKLLNTVKSVQKIHNPELDIEGLLLTMYDSRLRLSNQVVEEVQKHFNDMVFKTIIQRNVKLSEAPSYGESIINYDASSKGASNYLSLAKEIITKNS, from the coding sequence ATGGGTAAAATAATAGCAATTGCCAATCAAAAAGGTGGTGTTGGTAAAACAACAACCTCTGTTAACTTAGCTGCATCGTTAGGTGTTCTAGAAAAAAAAGTACTATTAATTGATGCAGATCCACAAGCAAATGCATCATCTGGTTTAGGGATTAATGTTGAAAACGTAGACATTGGTACCTATCAATTATTAGAACATACAAATACAGCAAGAGAAGCTATTGTCAAGACTGATACACCTAATCTTGATATAATCCCTGCTCATATTGACTTAGTTGCTATTGAGATTGAATTAGTGGATAAGGACCAAAGAGAATACATGCTTAAAAAAGCATTACAGGATATAAAAGATGATTACGATTATATACTTATAGATTGTGCACCATCATTAGGTCTATTAACCCTTAACGCTTTAACTGCTTCAGATGCTGTAATTATTCCTATCCAATGCGAGTATTTTGCATTAGAAGGTTTAGGTAAGTTATTAAATACGGTAAAAAGTGTTCAAAAAATACATAATCCAGAATTAGATATTGAAGGATTATTACTAACCATGTACGATTCGCGTTTACGCTTATCCAATCAAGTGGTGGAAGAAGTACAAAAGCATTTTAACGATATGGTTTTTAAAACCATCATACAACGTAACGTAAAACTAAGTGAAGCACCTAGTTATGGAGAAAGCATTATAAATTATGATGCTTCTAGTAAAGGTGCAAGTAACTATTTAAGTTTAGCTAAAGAAATTATTACAAAAAACTCCTAA
- a CDS encoding ParB/RepB/Spo0J family partition protein: MAKATKKQALGRGLSALLKDPENDIQSAKDKNADKVIGNIVELDLDFIEMNPFQPRTNFNEEALRELASSIKELGIIQPITVRKLGFESYQLVSGERRFRASKLIGLETVPAYIRIANDQESLEMALVENIQRQDLDPIEIALSYQRLIDEIQLTQEQMSERVGKKRSTIANYLRLLKLDPIIQTGMRDGFLSMGHGRAIINIEDQNIQLEIYEKILSNKLSVRDTETLVRNYNTTNEVKTPVKKEAEELPKYVKKGVVAFSEYFGHKIDVKVASNGKGKITIPFHSEEDFNRIKKLVEGDK, encoded by the coding sequence ATGGCGAAGGCAACCAAAAAACAGGCTTTAGGACGTGGACTTTCAGCATTATTAAAAGATCCCGAAAACGATATACAATCTGCAAAAGATAAAAACGCAGACAAAGTAATAGGTAATATAGTCGAGCTAGATTTAGACTTTATTGAAATGAATCCATTTCAGCCTAGAACTAACTTTAACGAAGAAGCTTTACGCGAATTAGCATCTTCTATTAAAGAGTTGGGTATTATACAACCCATTACTGTTAGAAAATTAGGATTTGAAAGTTACCAATTAGTCTCTGGAGAGCGTCGTTTTCGTGCTTCAAAATTAATTGGATTAGAAACTGTACCTGCTTATATTAGAATAGCAAATGACCAAGAAAGCCTAGAAATGGCATTGGTTGAAAACATACAACGTCAAGATTTAGATCCAATAGAAATTGCTTTAAGTTACCAACGTTTAATTGACGAAATCCAACTAACACAAGAGCAAATGAGCGAACGTGTTGGTAAAAAACGTAGTACTATTGCTAACTATTTACGTTTATTAAAATTAGATCCAATTATCCAAACTGGTATGAGAGATGGATTTTTATCAATGGGTCATGGTCGTGCTATAATAAACATAGAAGATCAAAATATACAGTTAGAAATTTACGAAAAAATACTTAGCAATAAATTATCTGTAAGAGATACTGAAACTTTAGTACGAAACTACAATACGACTAACGAGGTTAAGACTCCTGTTAAAAAAGAAGCAGAAGAATTACCAAAATATGTTAAAAAAGGTGTCGTTGCTTTTTCTGAATACTTTGGACACAAAATAGACGTTAAAGTAGCTAGTAATGGAAAAGGAAAAATAACCATTCCGTTTCATTCTGAAGAGGATTTTAATCGTATTAAAAAGTTAGTAGAAGGTGATAAATAA
- a CDS encoding DUF5683 domain-containing protein produces the protein MINKSHILVIICCFICALSFAQEGSDSTKVEIESLPDTKVLKTRKKNKKEKAVIIDSTVLKQVKAYDPLAPSKAAFYSAILPGLGQAYNGKYWKIPIVYAAIGTGVYFYIDNNKQYNRVRDAYKRRLAGFSDDEFQNRLTDDGLREAQKNYRRNKELSLLVTFGLYALNIIDANVDAHLLQYNISNDLSLRPHYKIEEFDNVGRVGLSLNFQF, from the coding sequence GTGATAAATAAGTCACACATACTTGTTATTATATGTTGTTTCATTTGTGCACTATCTTTTGCGCAAGAAGGCTCTGATTCTACGAAAGTAGAAATAGAAAGCCTACCTGATACCAAAGTATTAAAAACAAGGAAGAAAAATAAAAAAGAAAAAGCTGTCATAATCGACTCAACTGTTTTAAAACAAGTTAAAGCGTATGATCCATTGGCTCCATCTAAAGCTGCTTTTTACTCTGCAATATTACCTGGTTTAGGTCAGGCTTACAATGGTAAGTACTGGAAAATACCAATTGTTTACGCTGCTATTGGGACAGGTGTCTATTTTTATATTGACAATAACAAGCAATATAATCGTGTAAGAGATGCTTATAAAAGAAGATTGGCTGGTTTTAGTGATGACGAGTTCCAGAACAGGTTAACCGATGATGGTTTGCGTGAAGCACAAAAAAATTATAGAAGAAACAAAGAGCTATCCTTACTAGTTACCTTTGGATTATACGCTTTAAATATTATAGATGCCAATGTTGACGCGCACTTGCTTCAATATAACATTAGTAATGACTTAAGTTTAAGACCGCATTATAAGATTGAAGAATTTGATAACGTAGGACGCGTTGGTCTATCTTTAAATTTTCAATTTTAA
- the dapB gene encoding 4-hydroxy-tetrahydrodipicolinate reductase, with protein MKIALLGYGRMGKAIEAIALQRGHTIVIKTSQDKDYDITTADVAIDFSVPTAAYNNISNCINHNVPVISGTTGWLEKYNAIVSLCEKQKGAFIYASNFSLGVNIFFELNQYLAKMMAKLEDYKVEIEEIHHTQKLDAPSGTAITLAEGIIQNNMAYTSWDLEKAKDQQSIAIQAKRITDVPGTHTISYNSPIDTIKIEHEAHNRQGFALGAVIAAEWIFDKTGVFTMKDVLNIG; from the coding sequence ATGAAAATCGCTTTACTAGGCTATGGTAGAATGGGAAAAGCAATAGAAGCTATTGCTTTACAACGTGGGCACACCATAGTAATCAAAACGTCTCAAGATAAAGATTACGATATTACAACTGCAGATGTTGCTATTGACTTTAGTGTCCCAACTGCTGCTTATAATAACATTAGTAATTGTATAAACCATAATGTACCTGTAATATCTGGTACCACAGGATGGTTAGAAAAATACAACGCTATAGTTTCGCTTTGCGAAAAACAAAAAGGGGCTTTTATTTATGCTTCTAATTTTAGTTTAGGCGTTAACATCTTTTTTGAACTTAATCAATATTTAGCTAAAATGATGGCTAAATTAGAAGATTATAAAGTTGAAATTGAAGAAATACACCACACACAAAAACTAGATGCTCCAAGTGGAACTGCTATTACTCTTGCCGAAGGTATTATACAAAATAATATGGCTTACACGAGTTGGGATTTAGAAAAAGCCAAAGACCAACAGAGTATTGCAATACAGGCAAAACGTATTACAGATGTACCAGGAACGCACACAATAAGTTATAATAGCCCAATTGATACCATAAAAATTGAGCACGAAGCACATAATAGGCAAGGTTTTGCTCTTGGTGCAGTAATTGCTGCTGAGTGGATATTTGATAAAACTGGCGTATTTACTATGAAAGATGTGTTAAATATTGGGTAA
- the lepB gene encoding signal peptidase I — protein MDVTQWIIFFFVIQILHGLATWKLYIKAGRQAWEAFIPVYNAVILMKIINRPWWWTILLFLPIVNLILFPVVWVEIARSFKKNTALDTFLAIFTLGFYSFYLNYAAKDLNHVKDRSLQPRTELGDWVSSILFAVVAATIVHTYFIQPFVIPTSSLEKTLLVGDFLFVSKVHYGARTPETTVALPMIHDAIPGTSIPSYFKFPQLPKFRFPAFQSIKRNDIVVFNWPVDTLVDINNENGGVRYKPVDKKTNYVKRCVGLPGDTLSIKDGYVYINGKKNELPDRAKLQFFYKVILNDVSAESIYQKYGITENYERYVFKTPTDNWNKPEFQNYLKVKKIGTEVLKQDSTEVRFLSNLDQKSFDLLKLEIAEKALYVNLTEDLANIMTSDPDVLTVTKDLSNSTTENIFPKSLGYTWNRDFFGPLYIPEAGKTIALTLDNLPLYKRAITAYEGNTLKVNGNQILINDKVVDSYTFTEDYYWMMGDNRHNSQDARMWGFVPFDHVVGKPVLVWMSWDSNAKGINKIRWNRLFTTVGGNGKLTSYFIPFLVLLGLIYGFNKYRKRKKA, from the coding sequence ATGGACGTAACGCAGTGGATTATATTTTTCTTTGTCATACAAATTTTACATGGTTTAGCTACTTGGAAACTATACATTAAGGCCGGAAGACAAGCTTGGGAAGCCTTTATACCTGTATATAATGCTGTTATTTTAATGAAAATTATAAATAGACCTTGGTGGTGGACCATTTTACTGTTTTTACCTATTGTTAACTTAATTTTGTTTCCGGTAGTTTGGGTAGAAATTGCTAGAAGTTTTAAAAAAAATACTGCATTAGATACTTTTTTAGCCATATTTACACTAGGTTTTTATAGCTTTTATTTAAACTATGCTGCCAAAGACCTAAATCACGTTAAAGACAGAAGTTTACAACCAAGAACAGAATTAGGTGATTGGGTAAGTTCTATATTATTTGCGGTTGTAGCTGCTACTATTGTCCATACTTATTTTATACAACCTTTTGTTATTCCTACGTCCTCTTTAGAAAAAACATTATTAGTTGGTGATTTCTTATTTGTTAGTAAAGTTCACTATGGTGCACGTACGCCAGAAACAACTGTTGCTTTACCAATGATTCATGACGCTATTCCTGGAACATCAATACCTTCATATTTTAAATTCCCACAACTACCTAAGTTTAGATTTCCTGCATTTCAATCTATAAAACGTAACGATATTGTAGTTTTTAATTGGCCTGTAGATACTCTAGTTGATATTAATAATGAAAATGGTGGTGTTAGATATAAACCAGTAGATAAAAAGACTAATTACGTAAAACGTTGTGTTGGATTACCAGGTGATACATTATCAATTAAAGATGGTTATGTATACATAAATGGTAAGAAAAATGAATTACCAGACAGAGCTAAATTACAGTTTTTTTATAAAGTTATTCTCAACGATGTTTCTGCTGAGTCCATTTACCAAAAATATGGTATCACAGAAAATTATGAACGTTACGTATTTAAAACACCTACTGATAACTGGAACAAACCAGAGTTTCAAAATTACTTAAAAGTTAAAAAGATTGGAACAGAAGTCCTTAAACAGGACTCGACTGAGGTTAGGTTTTTATCAAATTTGGATCAAAAGTCATTCGATTTATTAAAACTAGAAATTGCTGAAAAAGCACTTTATGTTAACTTAACAGAAGATTTAGCTAATATAATGACTAGCGATCCTGATGTTTTAACTGTAACTAAAGATCTATCAAATAGTACAACCGAAAACATTTTTCCAAAATCACTAGGTTATACATGGAATCGTGACTTTTTTGGCCCATTATACATTCCTGAAGCAGGAAAAACTATTGCACTTACTTTGGACAATTTACCACTTTACAAACGTGCTATTACAGCCTATGAGGGCAATACACTTAAAGTAAACGGTAACCAAATATTAATTAATGACAAGGTTGTAGACTCTTATACTTTTACTGAAGATTATTATTGGATGATGGGAGATAATAGACACAACTCACAAGATGCCAGAATGTGGGGATTTGTACCGTTTGACCATGTCGTTGGAAAACCTGTATTAGTTTGGATGAGTTGGGACTCGAACGCCAAAGGTATTAACAAAATACGCTGGAATAGATTATTTACTACTGTTGGTGGTAATGGAAAATTAACCTCATATTTCATTCCGTTTTTAGTCTTATTAGGTTTAATCTATGGATTTAATAAATACAGAAAACGTAAAAAAGCGTAG
- a CDS encoding WbqC family protein, with translation MDILLHPTYFPSIAQFTTIANANSVTFEINDNYQKQSYRNRAYIYAANGKLQLSVPVIHSHKERQLYKDVKISDREKWQLLHWKSLESAYRTSPFFEFYADELQPLFKLKSNFIFDHNLKCFEVITECLQLDITPKFTTTFEKEPKTLTDLRFLTNARQEQPNVFETYNQVFTEKHGYINNLSILDLLFNEGTNALPYLENQIQP, from the coding sequence ATGGACATTTTACTTCATCCTACCTATTTTCCAAGCATTGCTCAGTTTACTACTATAGCAAATGCTAATAGTGTTACGTTTGAAATTAATGATAACTACCAAAAACAATCGTACAGAAACAGAGCCTATATATACGCAGCAAATGGAAAGCTACAACTAAGCGTTCCTGTTATTCATAGTCATAAAGAACGTCAGTTATACAAGGATGTTAAAATAAGTGATCGCGAAAAATGGCAGTTATTACACTGGAAAAGTTTAGAGTCTGCTTATCGTACGTCACCTTTTTTTGAGTTTTATGCAGATGAATTACAACCGCTTTTTAAATTAAAGTCAAATTTTATATTTGATCATAATTTAAAATGTTTTGAGGTTATTACTGAGTGTTTACAATTGGATATTACACCAAAATTTACAACAACATTTGAAAAAGAACCAAAAACACTTACCGATTTACGCTTTTTAACAAATGCTAGGCAAGAACAGCCTAATGTATTTGAAACTTACAACCAAGTGTTTACAGAAAAGCATGGCTACATTAATAATTTAAGTATTTTAGACTTGTTATTTAATGAAGGTACAAATGCACTACCCTATTTAGAAAACCAAATACAACCTTAA
- a CDS encoding DUF6122 family protein, with product MYKDIIHYGIHFIVPVIVALLFFKKQWKYALGIMLLGMLIDLDHLLATPIFAPNRCSINFHPLHSYYAIIVYIALLIPKKTRIIGLGLVIHIIADFTDCMMMT from the coding sequence ATGTATAAAGACATTATACATTATGGCATTCATTTTATAGTACCTGTAATCGTTGCTTTACTATTTTTTAAAAAACAATGGAAGTACGCTTTAGGGATAATGCTACTTGGTATGCTAATTGATTTGGACCATTTATTAGCCACTCCTATTTTTGCTCCTAATAGATGTAGTATTAATTTCCATCCACTACACTCCTACTATGCGATTATTGTTTATATCGCATTACTAATACCTAAAAAGACAAGGATTATTGGATTAGGATTGGTTATACATATTATAGCCGACTTCACGGATTGCATGATGATGACTTAG
- a CDS encoding endonuclease/exonuclease/phosphatase family protein, producing MKNLRFFEKVVFIINSIVAFLLLLSYVLPNIPPKSFAILSVLSLGVPLLILLNVLFFVYWLFKIKKQLLLSLVVISIGYFLFGSLYKFSNWEEVDAESLSIMNYNVRLFNLYDWIPEKDIDLKLVQFVKEQSPQILCIQEYHPQDNIDFSFYKYNYQKLEGKKTKLGQAIFSQYPIINSGSVNFPNTANNAIFADIIKGKDTVRVYNLHLQSLRIDPRVQSLTTENSEKLLNGIGKTFKLQQTQTELFLEHKKKSPYKVIISGDFNNSAFSYVYNAIKDDMKDTFKQQGNGFGRSYNFKFFPLRIDFILVDKSWTVNSFKTFDVEFSDHYPIMTKVSF from the coding sequence ATGAAAAACTTAAGATTTTTCGAAAAAGTTGTCTTTATCATCAATTCCATTGTGGCTTTTTTGTTACTACTCTCTTATGTTTTACCTAACATTCCTCCAAAATCCTTTGCAATACTTTCTGTTTTAAGTTTAGGCGTTCCTTTATTAATCTTGCTTAACGTTTTATTTTTTGTGTATTGGTTGTTTAAAATCAAAAAGCAACTGTTATTATCACTTGTAGTTATTTCTATTGGTTATTTTTTATTTGGATCCTTATATAAATTTTCTAATTGGGAAGAAGTCGATGCTGAAAGTTTGTCTATAATGAATTATAACGTCCGTTTATTTAATCTTTATGATTGGATACCAGAAAAGGATATAGATTTAAAGTTAGTACAATTTGTTAAGGAGCAAAGTCCGCAAATTTTATGTATTCAAGAGTATCATCCTCAGGATAATATTGATTTTTCGTTTTATAAATATAATTATCAAAAACTAGAAGGTAAAAAAACTAAATTAGGTCAAGCTATTTTTTCTCAATATCCAATTATTAATTCGGGTTCTGTTAATTTTCCTAATACAGCCAATAATGCCATATTTGCAGATATAATTAAAGGTAAAGATACTGTCAGAGTTTATAATTTACATCTGCAATCGCTAAGGATTGATCCTAGAGTTCAAAGCTTAACGACCGAAAATTCTGAAAAATTATTAAACGGAATCGGAAAGACCTTCAAGCTTCAACAAACGCAAACCGAGTTGTTTTTAGAGCACAAGAAAAAAAGTCCTTATAAAGTCATTATTTCTGGAGACTTTAACAATTCTGCTTTTTCATATGTTTACAATGCTATAAAGGATGATATGAAAGACACCTTTAAGCAACAGGGTAATGGTTTTGGACGTTCTTATAATTTTAAATTTTTTCCATTAAGGATAGACTTTATATTAGTAGATAAATCATGGACAGTCAATAGTTTTAAGACCTTTGATGTGGAGTTTTCGGACCACTATCCTATAATGACTAAAGTTAGTTTTTAA
- a CDS encoding rhomboid family intramembrane serine protease yields MNQIEQLKYKYARLNVLEKIIAVNVIIFLFAALFRKVIPGFFSWIYLPSNFWAFLSKPWTIVSYGFLHFDFLHLLFNMLWLYFLGRMMLNLFSPKMALNIYFMGIITGGLVFLLGYNIFPNIFTANAYVLGASAGVRALLIFICAYMPNKDIRFFTFNLKLWWIGAALIGLDILGIVNGNNQGGSLAHLGGAILGYVYAKQLVKGQDIGTGFGRFMDWFSMLFKAKQKVKMKTVHKKSKVAGYKKEEFNQFNNQKKIDAILDKISKSGYDSLSKEEKEYLFKAGK; encoded by the coding sequence ATGAATCAAATAGAGCAACTTAAATATAAATATGCAAGACTTAATGTCTTAGAAAAAATTATAGCAGTAAATGTTATTATTTTTCTATTTGCTGCTTTGTTTAGAAAGGTTATACCTGGTTTTTTTTCATGGATATATTTGCCTAGTAACTTTTGGGCTTTTTTAAGTAAACCATGGACTATAGTTAGTTATGGTTTTTTACATTTTGATTTTTTACACCTATTATTTAACATGTTATGGCTTTATTTTTTAGGACGTATGATGTTAAATCTGTTTAGTCCTAAAATGGCTTTAAATATTTATTTTATGGGTATTATAACAGGAGGATTAGTCTTTTTATTAGGCTATAATATTTTTCCTAATATATTTACTGCTAATGCTTATGTTTTGGGTGCTTCAGCAGGTGTTAGAGCGTTACTTATTTTTATCTGTGCTTATATGCCCAATAAGGATATAAGGTTTTTTACGTTTAATCTTAAACTATGGTGGATTGGAGCAGCACTTATAGGTCTTGACATTTTAGGTATTGTAAACGGAAATAACCAAGGTGGTAGTTTAGCGCATCTTGGAGGTGCTATTTTAGGTTATGTATATGCTAAACAATTAGTCAAAGGTCAAGATATTGGAACTGGATTTGGACGTTTTATGGATTGGTTTAGTATGTTATTTAAAGCTAAACAAAAAGTGAAAATGAAAACGGTTCATAAAAAAAGTAAAGTTGCAGGTTATAAAAAAGAAGAGTTTAATCAATTTAATAATCAGAAAAAAATTGATGCTATTTTAGACAAAATAAGTAAAAGTGGATATGATAGTTTGTCTAAAGAAGAAAAAGAATATCTATTTAAAGCAGGAAAGTAG
- a CDS encoding rhomboid family intramembrane serine protease, whose protein sequence is MMRITDTVKHLIIINVLMFVGTMTVGDGRLFYDLFAMHFPASDAFKPWQVVTHMFMHGGFTHLLFNMFALWMFGSPVEQRLGRNKFLFIYFSAGLGAVLFQLAGYYWDYLPALKSLMESGLSKTAINDIINFNILDGNQYTGQLLQEQLTVYLTDNNISASVINQASYQALFETNVLIHNSTMVGASGCIMGVLAAFGMMNPNAELMMIFLPIPIKAKYFIPGIILLDVISAFTGQSFFSPSNTAYLAHVGGAIIGFIIMWYWRKTQFNKNRWDR, encoded by the coding sequence ATGATGAGAATAACAGATACTGTAAAACATTTAATAATCATAAACGTACTTATGTTTGTAGGTACAATGACTGTTGGAGATGGTCGTTTGTTTTATGATTTATTTGCAATGCATTTTCCTGCAAGTGATGCTTTTAAGCCTTGGCAAGTAGTAACGCACATGTTTATGCATGGTGGATTTACACATCTATTATTTAATATGTTTGCATTATGGATGTTTGGAAGTCCAGTTGAGCAACGTTTAGGTCGAAATAAATTTTTGTTTATTTACTTTTCTGCTGGTTTAGGAGCTGTATTGTTCCAATTAGCAGGTTATTATTGGGATTATCTTCCTGCTTTAAAAAGTTTAATGGAGTCTGGTTTAAGTAAAACCGCTATTAATGATATTATTAATTTTAATATTTTAGATGGTAACCAATACACAGGACAACTGTTACAAGAACAACTAACCGTGTATTTAACAGATAATAATATTAGCGCAAGTGTAATTAATCAAGCGTCTTATCAGGCATTATTTGAGACTAATGTATTAATCCATAATAGTACAATGGTTGGAGCATCAGGTTGTATTATGGGTGTTTTAGCAGCTTTTGGTATGATGAATCCAAACGCAGAGTTAATGATGATTTTCTTACCTATACCTATTAAAGCTAAATATTTTATTCCAGGAATTATACTATTGGATGTAATATCAGCGTTTACTGGTCAATCCTTTTTTAGCCCAAGCAATACAGCATATTTGGCTCATGTTGGTGGTGCAATTATAGGGTTTATAATTATGTGGTATTGGCGTAAAACACAATTTAATAAAAACCGTTGGGATAGATAA
- the mutL gene encoding DNA mismatch repair endonuclease MutL, translating to MADIIQLLPDHVANQIAAGEVVQRPASVVKELLENAIDADATVIKLIVKDAGKTLIQVIDNGKGMSTTDARLSFERHATSKIKSAEDLFQLHTKGFRGEALASIAAIAHVELKTKQDNEDLGSTIIIEGSEVKSQEVVVTPKGTSLSVKHLFFNIPARRNFLKSNTVELRHIIDEFHRVALAHPSISFSMFSNGSETFNLPESNYRQRIVNIFGTKTNEKLVPVEEATEVLTISGFVGKPEFAKKSRNEQFFFVNNRFIKSAYLNHAINSAFEGLLKDGAQPSYYLNLTVNPQTIDINIHPTKTEIKFDDEHTLYAILRSAVKHSLGQFNIAPVLDFDRDANLDTPYSYQQKGMPSVEVDRTFNPFKEETPKVKNVSNYKKESVATASWDSLYVGLESKGTKTNTEFSEVHFESEPNTESFFKNENEVETKQSTYQLNNKFIISTIKSGMLVIDQHRAHQRVLYEDYLRHITIKEGVSQQLLFPLDLHFSKQEIALINQLKDDLESTGFVFQSIKDETVEITGVPVNVPESEVSIILEQLISDVENEVPDSNFSATDLLAKSMAKSLAIKTGQSLTNTEQEHLVNRLFACKEPNVSPTNRTTFITMSVDELEKKFM from the coding sequence ATGGCAGATATTATTCAACTATTACCAGACCATGTTGCTAATCAGATTGCAGCAGGAGAGGTTGTGCAACGTCCAGCGTCAGTTGTTAAAGAGTTGTTGGAAAACGCTATCGATGCAGATGCAACAGTTATTAAGTTAATAGTTAAGGATGCAGGAAAAACATTAATCCAAGTTATCGATAATGGTAAAGGGATGAGCACCACTGACGCTAGATTAAGTTTTGAGCGTCATGCGACTTCAAAAATTAAATCTGCTGAGGATTTATTCCAATTACATACTAAAGGATTTAGAGGTGAGGCATTGGCAAGTATTGCTGCAATTGCGCATGTCGAGCTTAAAACGAAGCAAGACAATGAAGATCTTGGATCCACTATAATTATTGAAGGTAGTGAAGTTAAGTCTCAAGAAGTTGTAGTAACACCAAAAGGGACATCATTATCCGTAAAACATTTATTTTTTAATATTCCTGCAAGACGTAACTTTTTAAAGTCTAATACAGTTGAATTACGACATATTATAGACGAGTTTCATCGTGTAGCATTAGCACATCCATCTATTAGCTTCTCTATGTTTAGTAATGGAAGTGAGACTTTTAATTTGCCAGAAAGCAATTACAGACAGCGTATTGTAAATATTTTTGGAACTAAAACTAATGAGAAATTAGTGCCTGTAGAAGAAGCAACTGAGGTGTTAACCATTTCTGGATTTGTTGGTAAACCAGAGTTTGCTAAAAAATCTAGAAACGAACAGTTTTTCTTTGTCAATAACCGTTTTATTAAAAGTGCCTATTTAAATCATGCTATTAACTCAGCTTTTGAAGGCTTACTTAAAGATGGTGCACAGCCTAGTTATTATTTAAATTTGACGGTAAATCCGCAAACAATAGATATAAATATTCATCCAACTAAAACCGAAATTAAGTTTGATGACGAACATACATTATACGCTATATTAAGATCTGCAGTAAAACATAGTTTAGGGCAGTTTAATATTGCTCCAGTTTTAGATTTTGACAGAGATGCAAATTTGGATACGCCATACAGTTACCAGCAAAAAGGAATGCCAAGTGTGGAGGTGGATCGTACATTTAATCCTTTTAAAGAGGAAACACCTAAAGTTAAAAATGTCTCTAACTACAAAAAAGAATCTGTTGCTACAGCAAGTTGGGACAGTTTATATGTTGGTTTAGAATCTAAAGGAACAAAAACCAATACAGAGTTTAGTGAAGTGCATTTTGAAAGCGAACCAAATACCGAGAGCTTTTTTAAAAATGAAAATGAAGTAGAAACAAAGCAATCCACTTATCAATTAAATAATAAATTTATAATAAGTACCATAAAATCTGGAATGTTAGTTATAGATCAGCATCGCGCACACCAACGTGTATTGTATGAAGATTATTTAAGACATATTACAATTAAGGAAGGTGTAAGCCAACAACTATTATTTCCGTTAGACCTACACTTTTCAAAGCAAGAAATAGCATTAATAAATCAATTAAAAGACGACTTGGAGTCTACAGGTTTTGTTTTTCAATCTATTAAAGATGAAACAGTAGAAATAACAGGTGTACCAGTTAATGTGCCAGAAAGTGAAGTATCCATAATCTTAGAGCAATTAATTAGCGATGTAGAAAATGAAGTGCCAGATAGCAACTTTTCTGCAACAGATTTATTAGCAAAATCTATGGCTAAAAGCTTAGCGATTAAAACAGGACAATCATTAACCAATACAGAGCAAGAACATTTGGTAAATCGTTTGTTTGCCTGTAAGGAACCTAATGTGTCACCTACTAACAGAACCACTTTTATTACGATGTCTGTGGATGAGTTAGAGAAAAAATTTATGTAA
- a CDS encoding riboflavin synthase subunit beta, translating into MGFLSKRKNKKFDYTPRFYKGEGSPFEIKHKFDEHRTTVGDNPNLKQKFNNAIEDLKNNTDKTANRRIVLIVAVLVFLFLLIIGFDLSIFFPN; encoded by the coding sequence ATGGGATTTCTCTCTAAACGAAAAAATAAAAAATTTGATTATACACCTCGTTTTTACAAAGGTGAGGGTAGTCCATTTGAAATAAAACATAAGTTTGACGAGCATAGGACTACAGTAGGAGACAATCCTAATTTAAAGCAGAAATTTAATAATGCTATTGAAGATTTAAAAAACAATACAGATAAAACTGCCAATAGAAGGATTGTTTTAATTGTAGCTGTTTTAGTGTTTTTATTTTTATTAATTATAGGTTTCGATTTATCTATTTTCTTCCCTAATTAG